Within the Thermosynechococcus sichuanensis E542 genome, the region GGTGGGCTGCTGCGCCGCGAGGGTAAACGTCCTACCGGGGGAGTATCCTCTACATCCTCGTCTTCATAGCGCGATCGCGACACATCACGGCTACCGCGAATTCGCCGCAGGGGTGGGTACTCCTCCTCCTCTTCTTCCTCGTCATCGTAGGGTTCGAGTTCCTCTATTTCTGCACGGTAGGTGTAGCTGCGGCTCACGGGTCGGTCTTCATCCACAATCGGGGTATTCCGCCGCGCCTGCTCTGTGGCCACCCGCCGCAAACGAATACTTTCATAGGCAAAAAAGGCAGCGGTGCCCGTCAGGAGAAACTGGCCAAACAGCAGAATTGGATCGAGGCGCCACCCCTGGAAAAAAAGAATCCCGCCGCACAGCAGAGCCACTGCGGCAAAGAAAATATCGTGATCTCGCGCTAACTCTGGCTGAATCGAACGCAGGAAATAGAGGAGCGCCCCAGCAACAGCGAGGCCAATTCCTAAGATGCCAGCAGGCCCAAGACCGACATTGACAATTTGACCAAGGAGAGGGGAGAAGGAAAGATGAGTCATTTAACCCGTTGCCTAGAAGGGCAAAATAGAGCTGAGAGTCACAGCCCTATGGCTATGACCCTATTCTAGCGACAATTAGCAACCGCGCCCGTTGGTCTGACGCTTAGGAGGAACGTTGCACTTTGTCAATTTGGCTAATGGTGATGAGGGCAATAAAGGTGAGACCCAAAACCACGGCTCCCGAGACCAAGCCAATAAAGAAACCTTTGAGGGAAGGGGTAATCGTCAACAGTAGAGGGTACGCAAAGTGGATCATGGCTGTTGCTTGCAGGTCAAAGTGAACACTAGGATTTTAACAAAATCTGGCTTCCCTTCTCAGGGATTAGACCCAGTGCCGCCAAGCCCGCAATCGCGTCAGCAGCCGTTGTTGAATCCGCTCCCAAAACGCAAAGGAAAGAAGTCCTTGGGGTTGTTCTCGCGGAACTAAGCCGATATTTGCCCCGACAGGTCTGAGCGATCGCCCCATGGCCATCGCCGCTTCGCGAGCCTCCTCTTCAGGATTAACAAACGTGAGGGTAGGAGCGGGTAACCAACGCGCCAGTTCACAATAGCGATCGCGGGGATGATTTTTTACTTGCCCCTGTACCACTAATGTCGCCGACTCACCACCATCCACCGCCGTTGCATCCGTCACGCCCTCGGCCAGCAAAAACGCCTGCAGTTGTGGAAAAGATACTCCCGGTGAACCGCCATTCCCCCGCCCATCGCTAACGACGAAAATATATTCATTGCCCCGTCTGCCGAGAATGGCCTTCGGGGACGTGCGATCGCTCCCATCGACGGGTAGCTTTCTGCCGCCTTCTAAAAGTTGCTGCGAGCCACTGACCACATTGAAGGGCTGCTCTGGCAACCTGCCGCGATAAAACTCAATTCCTCCTTGGGTAGGAAAGTGAACCATGGCTGCATAGCCCCCCTCATAGGGACGCACCACCTGACCATTCACGATGTAGGCTCCGAGAAGCCCCGCTGGAATCGTGCCTCGACCGCCCAAGCAGGTTTGTCGCAGTGCTCGGTAACTAATGCCCTCAGGATGGGACTCCCCCATGATCCATTTTTGGTAGTCCTGAAAAGAGCGCAGAGACTTGGCATTCAACCAGCGGAAAAAATTCGTATTGATGGCTACCACAGCTCCCGTCCGCCGCGCAAACGCTGCTGTTGTTTCTAAATAGGTATCTTGACCACTGGGTGCTGGTTCTGTCATGACGACGCGATAGTCTGCCATCGGCGCAGCCACCATGTACACCTGTGTTTGATCCACCCTGTGGGTTGAGTATTGGAGAGTCGCTAATGAAACGCCAACCCAAGGTAGCACACTCAGCATCTGTTTTCCTCCGCCAAAGCCTTCAGTGTCGGTGAGCTATCCCTAACTGAGGACGCAAAAACGGATGATTCTGTCCCAAGCTGCTTTAAGGATAGTGAATCAATCAACATAAATCTTTAGGTTCTTTTAACCCACATCCTTGGGGAATCTGCCTAGGATCAGGGTGGGATTTTCTGGACGCTTTGGCACCATGGAACAAATACCCGCTTCAATTTGGACACTCACCGCTGGCGTTGTTGTCACCCTGATTAGCTTTTGGGTTGGACATCACCATGGCCTGCTGCCGGAACAGGCCTCTGAGCAAGCTCCCTTGGTGGATAACTTTTTCGACATTATGCTCACAATTGGTACCGCGCTCTTTTTGGTGGTACAGGGTGCAATCATCCTCTTTGTGATTCGCTATCGCCGCCGTGCCGGTGAGGAAGGGGATGGCCTACCCGTAGAGGGCAACTTACCCCTAGAGGCCTTCTGGACAGCGATTCCTGCCCTGATTGTGATCTTCCTTGGCATCTACAGCGTGGATATTTTCCAACGCATGGGGGGATTGAATCCGGGGGATCATGCCATGCACTCAATGCATACGCCTAAGCCGGCGGTGGCGGTTGTTGCCGAAGCCCCCTCGAAAACTACCAGCGATGCAAGTGCCCTCTTAGCAGCAGCGCGAACCCCTGAAATTGGCA harbors:
- a CDS encoding Ycf66 family protein → MTHLSFSPLLGQIVNVGLGPAGILGIGLAVAGALLYFLRSIQPELARDHDIFFAAVALLCGGILFFQGWRLDPILLFGQFLLTGTAAFFAYESIRLRRVATEQARRNTPIVDEDRPVSRSYTYRAEIEELEPYDDEEEEEEEYPPLRRIRGSRDVSRSRYEDEDVEDTPPVGRLPSRRSSPPPSRPTVRRPPSRRPRPTTPPPDEIVDEPYRPPTPTRRPTRRPPPPTTETATVSDRPIRRRPPRPRPEGTTDGSEYVPYQPLDRPPTDEQDNSANFDDE
- a CDS encoding photosystem II reaction center X protein — protein: MIHFAYPLLLTITPSLKGFFIGLVSGAVVLGLTFIALITISQIDKVQRSS
- a CDS encoding phosphodiester glycosidase family protein — translated: MLSVLPWVGVSLATLQYSTHRVDQTQVYMVAAPMADYRVVMTEPAPSGQDTYLETTAAFARRTGAVVAINTNFFRWLNAKSLRSFQDYQKWIMGESHPEGISYRALRQTCLGGRGTIPAGLLGAYIVNGQVVRPYEGGYAAMVHFPTQGGIEFYRGRLPEQPFNVVSGSQQLLEGGRKLPVDGSDRTSPKAILGRRGNEYIFVVSDGRGNGGSPGVSFPQLQAFLLAEGVTDATAVDGGESATLVVQGQVKNHPRDRYCELARWLPAPTLTFVNPEEEAREAAMAMGRSLRPVGANIGLVPREQPQGLLSFAFWERIQQRLLTRLRAWRHWV